TTCCCATAATCGCTAGGCACCCCAGTCCATTGTGACATTCCACATTAGGGGGTCCGTGATGCTGAATCGTCCAAGTCAACAATGTTGAGTTGGTAGCTTCTAGTTACGGTGGAGCGGTGGGCCGGTAGGCCCAGGACACGAGTAGCTGATAGAATGGTTCTGCTCCGGGGTTTTGTTGCAGGAGAGAGCCCGATCCGGTTGACGGAGGTGCGGAGGCACCTATTCATTCGTGATTACACACGTTGAGGCGAGTGGATGGAAGGATGTGGGAATTGGGGTAGCCAGGGCATAATCTTCCTTACTCCGGGGCAAGGGCTATCGGTGTAACTCTCGGGGCTGGAACGCTTCCCAGTCGGATGCAATCGCATGGTATGGGAACAGACCCTCGTTTCAAAAAGTCTGACATCTAAGCCCCATTGAGATCCTGGGAGCACATTTCGTCAGCTTTGCGGGGAAGTAGGAACATCATTGCCCCTTCCAGCTAGTGGTGAACCATTTGAGCGGGtcattttatatataatcgtATCGAACAACGATGCACCTCGTATTCTGTATGTGGTGATGCACCCACTCGACCCACCAGATCCTTATAATGATTGAATATGCCTCGACTATAATTGTGTCAATTAAACGAAGAAGACCGCGGATCCAGCAGTCCTTGCACTGCCCCACCGTGCCCCGTCTCGTTGAAACTGCCCAAATCCCCCCTTTCCCGGGAGAATAATGGCCGCCTCTGTTGTGGTCGAAGCGTAAATCCCGTTAGCCTCCCGCTAATGCGATCCGTGACCGGAACTGTCATCGCCCGGCGATACCGGTACAAGAAGACGGTTATATGTTCTCTCAAAAGGGAGTGACAACTATAAGTATCTGGGCTACCCAACCTCCAAATATGCCAGAGCTAAGCATCGTGAACAACACCACAAGCGCCATTTCCCTAAAATACACAATTACAACATGCGCAGTATCCTGCTCGGAACTCTTTTGGGTTTAGCCATCAGCGGCCTGTCGAGCGCCAAAGTCATTTTCGAAGAAGATTTCGAGGGCAGCCTCGATCAGTGGAAGATTGAAGGATGCCCTGGCGGCGTGGAAATCTCCGCAGATTCGGCTCGCACTGGCTCGAAATCGGCCAAATTTGTTGTCCATGATGAGGACACAAATGCGGCCTGCCCCGACTCTCCGACTGAGAACCCTCGTGCCCAGCTCGATTCGAAAGGATTGTTccaggatggcgatgacTACTTCATCGGCTTTTCTGTGATGTTCCCCGAAGGCTTCCCCCAGATCACCAACTGGTTTATGTTCTTCGAGCTTTACGGACCCCCCTACAACGGGACCCCGAGCATGGCCCTTTATGTTTCGGAGGACAACCGGGTCACCTTTGGT
This genomic interval from Aspergillus puulaauensis MK2 DNA, chromosome 7, nearly complete sequence contains the following:
- a CDS encoding uncharacterized protein (InterPro:IPR025975;~PFAM:PF14099;~SECRETED:SignalP(1-20);~antiSMASH:Cluster_7.4): MRSILLGTLLGLAISGLSSAKVIFEEDFEGSLDQWKIEGCPGGVEISADSARTGSKSAKFVVHDEDTNAACPDSPTENPRAQLDSKGLFQDGDDYFIGFSVMFPEGFPQITNWFMFFELYGPPYNGTPSMALYVSEDNRVTFGRDASSNRDTIWTGAEIVPGKWRDIALHVKFSTDPAIGFVQIWEDGQPQQLVGGNGTTVFYRTLNREVNYDGTPNTVVLNQYRSKDTGYDSVTLYHDSVKVGTSLEDVSP